Proteins encoded within one genomic window of Lysinibacillus sphaericus:
- a CDS encoding TetR/AcrR family transcriptional regulator → MTVNDLRVVKTKQALHNALLTLLSDKPLENISIAEICRVAKVNRGTFYLHYEQKEKLFEEYFQEIVEDLYHAYEEPYRAASTIIKNELDPNTIQIFHHIERFKLFYRIVFSKNVPLTYYYMLFDEIQSLLKRDLAQNKIGEIKTDFYSAYQANAIIGIIIEWYRHDFVESASELNKQLAAILRFEENSGNSH, encoded by the coding sequence TTGACCGTGAACGATTTACGAGTAGTCAAAACAAAGCAGGCGTTACATAATGCATTGCTCACGTTGCTAAGTGACAAACCGCTAGAAAATATATCGATTGCTGAAATATGTCGTGTGGCAAAAGTGAATAGGGGGACATTTTATTTACATTACGAACAAAAGGAGAAGTTGTTTGAAGAATATTTTCAGGAAATTGTTGAGGATTTATATCATGCTTATGAGGAACCTTATCGTGCAGCATCGACTATTATTAAAAACGAGCTAGATCCAAATACGATCCAGATTTTTCATCATATAGAGCGTTTTAAACTATTTTATCGCATTGTTTTTTCTAAAAATGTTCCGCTAACCTACTATTATATGTTGTTTGATGAAATACAATCGTTACTAAAAAGAGATTTAGCGCAAAATAAAATTGGGGAAATAAAGACGGATTTTTATAGTGCTTATCAAGCAAATGCCATAATTGGCATAATAATTGAGTGGTATCGGCATGATTTTGTGGAAAGTGCCAGTGAACTAAACAAGCAACTCGCTGCCATTTTACGTTTTGAAGAAAATAGTGGAAATAGCCATTAA
- a CDS encoding SDR family oxidoreductase codes for MRLENKVAIVTGAASGMGKAIAEGYAKEGAKIVVSDLNLDGAQVVADGIQAAGGTAIAIQTNVALAEDLQRLFDETKNNFGKLDILVNNAGIMDGMEPVGEISDERWDKVFAVNTTAVMRSMRMATEIFLEQGHGVFVNNISAGGLYGARAGAAYTASKHAVVGLTKNTAFMYANQNIRCNGIAPGAVMTNIGSTMTNMSEVGAARQALGLAINPRAGQPEEIAQLAIFLGSDEASFVNGQVIAVDGGWTAY; via the coding sequence ATGAGATTAGAAAATAAAGTAGCAATTGTTACAGGTGCAGCATCAGGTATGGGGAAAGCAATCGCAGAAGGTTATGCTAAAGAAGGTGCGAAAATCGTTGTTTCAGATTTAAATTTAGATGGTGCGCAAGTTGTTGCGGATGGTATTCAGGCGGCTGGTGGCACAGCTATCGCTATACAAACAAACGTTGCTCTAGCAGAAGACTTGCAACGCTTATTTGATGAGACCAAAAACAATTTTGGTAAACTAGATATTTTAGTTAACAACGCGGGTATTATGGATGGTATGGAGCCTGTCGGTGAAATTTCCGATGAGCGTTGGGATAAAGTATTTGCTGTCAATACAACAGCTGTTATGCGCTCTATGCGTATGGCAACAGAAATTTTCCTTGAGCAAGGGCATGGGGTCTTCGTAAATAATATTTCTGCTGGCGGACTTTATGGTGCTCGCGCAGGCGCTGCCTACACTGCCTCTAAACATGCCGTCGTAGGCTTAACAAAAAATACAGCTTTTATGTATGCCAATCAAAATATTCGTTGCAATGGGATTGCACCAGGTGCTGTTATGACTAACATTGGCTCAACAATGACCAATATGAGTGAAGTCGGGGCGGCTCGTCAGGCACTTGGCTTAGCCATTAATCCTCGGGCTGGTCAACCAGAAGAAATTGCCCAACTTGCTATATTCTTAGGTTCAGATGAAGCGAGCTTTGTAAATGGTCAGGTTATTGCCGTAGATGGTGGTTGGACTGCCTACTAA
- a CDS encoding LysE family translocator, which produces MHELWMFTAVALMIVMVPGVDSLLVLKNTIVHGKKAGFFTMVGIVLALLVWTTLAVLGLATIISKSMVVFLVIKYAGAAYLIYLGIQSWRARAQNMMLQEEVTIKENGEKNVPLSCMTQGITTDLLNPKTLLLYVTLMPQFIQPNFNINAQLIVLAGILIALSIVWLGIVILVMNVIRKWFMKQTVQAMFNKITGVMLVGIGVRIASEKV; this is translated from the coding sequence ATGCACGAACTTTGGATGTTTACAGCAGTGGCGCTAATGATTGTTATGGTGCCTGGAGTAGATTCACTACTAGTTTTAAAAAATACAATCGTACATGGCAAAAAAGCAGGCTTTTTTACAATGGTAGGGATTGTTCTAGCACTACTAGTTTGGACAACTTTAGCAGTACTTGGCCTTGCAACGATTATATCAAAATCAATGGTCGTATTTTTAGTCATCAAGTATGCGGGTGCAGCTTATTTAATTTATTTAGGCATTCAATCATGGCGTGCAAGGGCACAAAATATGATGTTGCAAGAAGAGGTTACTATCAAAGAAAATGGAGAAAAAAATGTGCCGCTTAGTTGCATGACACAAGGCATTACAACGGACTTATTAAACCCAAAAACATTGTTATTATATGTAACATTAATGCCTCAATTTATTCAACCAAATTTTAATATTAACGCGCAATTAATAGTGTTAGCAGGCATTTTAATTGCCTTATCCATTGTTTGGCTAGGCATTGTCATTCTTGTGATGAATGTAATTCGCAAATGGTTTATGAAGCAGACTGTACAAGCAATGTTTAATAAAATAACAGGTGTAATGTTAGTAGGCATTGGTGTTCGCATTGCCTCTGAAAAAGTATAG
- the brnQ gene encoding branched-chain amino acid transport system II carrier protein, translated as MQKKIPFSTYAVIGTMLFGLYFGAGNLIFPIQLGQLAGTNFWFALVGFLVTAIGLPFLGILAIGLSGSNGLRDLASRIHPLFGVIFSLALYLTIGPFFAIPRTATVPFVVGFEPYINAEHTTMLLALFSFIFFAIVYYFSLNPAKIMDYIGKVLTPAFLVVLFILIIISIVKPMGHFQQPIGDYIQSSFMTGFKEGYNTMDALASLAFGIVVINAIKNAGITDRKEIAKATWKSGIFAMALMTLIYGLITYMGASSIESIGTFDNGGLIFAAVADHYFGSFGAILLAVIIVLACLKTSIGLITSCSEFFHEVFPKVSYKMFVLLLCVVSFSIANFGLNNIIQFAIPVLMFLYPLAIVLILLALSSSLFNNKQAVYASAMFLTFFVSLIDGYKALVISIPGAQLSLLDTVEQLFSDVLPLYDIDLGWILPAMIGVVIGLILPSKQTKIIH; from the coding sequence ATGCAAAAGAAAATACCTTTTTCTACATATGCAGTCATTGGAACAATGCTATTTGGACTGTATTTTGGAGCAGGAAATCTAATTTTTCCAATTCAACTTGGACAACTAGCAGGGACTAACTTTTGGTTTGCCCTTGTCGGTTTTTTAGTAACGGCAATCGGGTTACCGTTTTTAGGTATTTTAGCGATTGGTTTATCGGGCAGTAATGGACTGCGTGATTTAGCGAGTCGTATTCATCCTTTATTCGGCGTTATTTTTTCATTAGCGCTATACTTAACAATTGGTCCTTTCTTTGCGATTCCAAGAACGGCAACAGTGCCATTTGTCGTTGGTTTTGAACCGTATATTAATGCGGAACATACAACCATGTTACTTGCGTTGTTTAGCTTTATATTTTTTGCCATTGTCTATTATTTCTCGTTAAATCCAGCGAAGATTATGGATTATATCGGTAAGGTGTTAACACCAGCCTTTTTAGTTGTCTTATTTATTTTAATTATTATTAGTATTGTAAAGCCGATGGGGCACTTCCAACAGCCAATCGGTGACTATATTCAATCTTCCTTTATGACTGGCTTTAAAGAAGGTTATAATACAATGGATGCACTAGCATCGCTAGCGTTTGGTATTGTAGTTATCAATGCCATTAAAAATGCAGGGATTACAGATCGTAAAGAAATTGCTAAGGCAACATGGAAATCAGGCATCTTTGCGATGGCACTAATGACGTTAATTTACGGACTTATTACGTATATGGGCGCATCTAGTATTGAATCTATTGGAACATTTGACAACGGTGGTTTAATTTTCGCTGCGGTTGCGGATCATTATTTTGGCTCATTTGGTGCAATTTTATTAGCGGTCATTATTGTGCTAGCTTGTTTAAAAACGAGTATTGGCTTAATTACTTCTTGTAGTGAATTTTTCCATGAAGTGTTTCCAAAGGTTAGCTATAAAATGTTTGTTCTATTATTGTGTGTCGTGTCCTTCTCTATTGCGAACTTTGGTTTAAATAATATTATACAATTTGCTATTCCAGTGCTTATGTTCTTATATCCACTTGCAATTGTTCTGATTTTACTTGCTTTAAGCTCTTCGTTATTTAACAATAAGCAGGCTGTATACGCATCGGCTATGTTTTTGACGTTTTTCGTTAGTCTAATCGATGGCTACAAAGCGCTTGTTATTAGTATTCCTGGAGCACAATTAAGCTTGTTAGACACAGTAGAGCAACTATTTTCCGATGTTTTACCACTATATGATATCGATTTAGGTTGGATATTACCGGCTATGATCGGTGTTGTGATTGGCTTGATTTTGCCTTCTAAACAAACGAAAATCATTCACTAG
- a CDS encoding alpha/beta hydrolase produces MKLSKPQPLTIEGGKKAVLLLHGFTGSTKDVKKLGEFLSKRGYTVHAPIYSGHGVEPEALLETKPEDWWNDVVEGYNFLKDKGYEEIAVVGISLGGVFSLKVAEQFPVKGVVAMCAPITRDSSKGLFTRLYNYARLYKHFENKSKDQIISELHELRISPKDSLDGVTRLTEETREDLPAIKAPTLVLQGLLDDELYQQSAPFILDTVKTDDKEIIWYENSGHIITLDKERDKVYEDVYNFLNHIEWSVAN; encoded by the coding sequence ATGAAGTTATCAAAGCCGCAACCTCTAACAATTGAGGGAGGCAAAAAAGCCGTACTATTACTGCATGGATTTACAGGTAGCACAAAAGATGTGAAAAAGCTAGGGGAATTTTTATCCAAACGTGGTTATACCGTTCATGCACCTATCTATAGTGGGCACGGGGTAGAACCGGAAGCCCTACTAGAAACAAAACCTGAAGACTGGTGGAACGATGTAGTAGAAGGCTACAACTTCCTAAAAGATAAAGGATACGAAGAAATCGCAGTAGTTGGTATTTCACTTGGCGGAGTTTTTTCATTAAAAGTAGCAGAGCAATTTCCTGTTAAAGGAGTTGTTGCCATGTGTGCGCCGATAACACGTGATAGCTCAAAAGGATTATTTACACGTTTATACAATTATGCAAGACTTTACAAACACTTTGAAAACAAGTCCAAAGATCAAATTATTTCTGAACTACACGAATTACGTATTTCACCAAAAGATTCTTTAGATGGCGTAACACGCTTAACAGAAGAAACACGTGAAGATTTACCTGCAATTAAAGCACCAACTTTAGTATTGCAAGGATTACTAGACGATGAGCTATATCAACAAAGCGCTCCGTTTATTTTAGATACAGTTAAAACAGATGATAAAGAAATTATTTGGTATGAAAATTCTGGTCATATTATTACGTTAGATAAAGAACGTGATAAAGTGTATGAAGACGTGTATAATTTTTTAAACCATATAGAGTGGTCTGTTGCAAACTAA